One window of the Corynebacterium glutamicum ATCC 13032 genome contains the following:
- the iolD gene encoding 3D-(3,5/4)-trihydroxycyclohexane-1,2-dione acylhydrolase (decyclizing): MAETKRMTVSQALVEFLGHQWTVDGDIRERTIPGMFGIFGHGNVAGIGQALKQYNVEQPELMPYYQARNEQAMVHQSVGYARMHRRRGTYASAASVGPGATNLLTGAALATTNRLPALLLPSDTFATRVADPVLQQLEQPWDIGLTVNDAFRPVSKFFDRVQRPEQLFSIALAAMRVLTDPAETGAVTIALPEDVQAEMLDVPVEFLQDREWHIRRPRPERAALARAIEVIKNAKNPMIIAGGGVLYSDAETQLQALVEQTGIPVGTSQAGGGVLAWDHAQNLGGVGATGTLAANRIAGDADVIIGIGTRYSDFTTASRTAFQNPDVTFININVASFDAYKHGTQLPVIADAREAIVELAEALQGFTVAEDYAQRIAKEKAAWDAEVDKSFAPSGLALPGQPEIIGAVQASTSEKDVIVQAAGSLPGDLHKLWRVRDALGYHVEYAFSCMGYEIAGGIGAKRGLDAAGDDRDVVIMVGDGSYLMLNTELVTAVAEGIKVIVVLIQNHGYASIGHLSETVGSQRFGTWYREYDAEAKNFQGEQILPVDLAMNARSYGMDVIEVEPSANAIEDLKAAMATAKASEKSTFIHINSDPLIYAPDGAGWWDVPVSETSTLDSTNAAREDYLKNQALQRPLLG; the protein is encoded by the coding sequence ATGGCTGAAACGAAGAGAATGACAGTTAGCCAGGCACTGGTTGAATTCCTTGGTCACCAGTGGACTGTCGACGGCGATATCCGCGAGCGCACCATTCCAGGCATGTTCGGAATTTTCGGACACGGAAACGTTGCTGGCATTGGCCAGGCACTCAAGCAGTACAACGTTGAACAACCTGAGCTCATGCCGTACTACCAGGCTCGTAATGAGCAGGCGATGGTGCACCAGTCTGTTGGATATGCACGCATGCACCGCCGTCGTGGCACATACGCATCTGCCGCATCTGTTGGACCCGGCGCGACCAACCTGTTAACCGGTGCGGCTCTTGCTACCACCAACCGTTTGCCAGCGTTGCTGCTGCCTAGTGATACTTTTGCCACCCGCGTGGCGGATCCAGTGTTGCAGCAGTTGGAGCAGCCATGGGATATCGGGCTGACGGTTAATGATGCTTTCCGCCCTGTGTCTAAGTTCTTTGATCGGGTGCAGCGCCCGGAGCAGTTGTTCTCTATTGCGTTGGCTGCGATGCGTGTGTTGACTGATCCCGCAGAAACCGGTGCGGTCACCATTGCGCTTCCAGAAGATGTGCAGGCTGAAATGCTCGATGTGCCGGTGGAGTTCTTGCAGGATCGTGAGTGGCACATTAGGCGCCCACGTCCAGAGCGTGCTGCGTTGGCTCGTGCGATTGAAGTCATCAAAAACGCTAAGAATCCGATGATCATTGCTGGTGGCGGAGTGTTGTACTCCGATGCGGAAACGCAGCTGCAGGCACTTGTGGAGCAGACTGGCATTCCAGTGGGTACCTCCCAAGCTGGTGGTGGCGTGTTGGCGTGGGATCATGCACAAAACTTAGGTGGTGTGGGTGCCACCGGAACGTTGGCTGCCAACCGCATTGCGGGTGATGCTGATGTGATCATCGGTATCGGTACTCGTTACAGCGATTTCACCACCGCATCTCGCACTGCGTTCCAAAACCCTGATGTCACCTTCATCAACATCAATGTTGCTTCCTTCGATGCTTACAAGCATGGCACTCAGTTGCCTGTGATTGCAGATGCACGCGAGGCAATTGTGGAGCTTGCTGAAGCCCTGCAGGGATTCACCGTGGCAGAGGATTACGCGCAGCGCATCGCGAAGGAAAAGGCTGCGTGGGACGCAGAAGTAGATAAGTCTTTTGCCCCCTCCGGTCTTGCGCTGCCTGGACAGCCGGAGATCATCGGCGCGGTGCAGGCGTCGACAAGCGAAAAAGACGTCATTGTGCAGGCCGCTGGATCCTTGCCTGGTGACCTGCACAAGCTGTGGCGTGTGCGCGATGCGCTGGGCTACCACGTGGAATATGCGTTCTCGTGCATGGGCTATGAAATCGCGGGCGGTATCGGCGCGAAGCGTGGACTTGATGCCGCAGGCGATGACCGCGACGTGGTGATCATGGTTGGTGATGGGTCCTACCTCATGCTCAACACTGAGCTGGTCACGGCCGTGGCAGAAGGTATCAAGGTGATTGTGGTGCTCATCCAAAACCACGGTTATGCCTCCATCGGCCACCTGTCTGAAACTGTCGGTTCGCAGCGTTTTGGTACTTGGTACCGCGAATATGACGCTGAGGCGAAAAACTTCCAGGGCGAGCAGATTCTGCCTGTTGACCTGGCGATGAATGCACGCAGCTACGGCATGGATGTCATTGAAGTGGAACCAAGCGCGAATGCGATCGAGGATCTCAAAGCAGCGATGGCAACCGCGAAGGCTTCGGAGAAATCCACCTTCATCCACATCAACAGCGATCCGTTGATCTACGCACCAGACGGTGCTGGTTGGTGGGACGTGCCGGTGTCGGAGACGTCCACTCTGGATAGCACCAACGCGGCTCGTGAAGATTACCTGAAAAACCAAGCCCTCCAGCGTCCGCTGCTCGGCTAA
- a CDS encoding sugar phosphate isomerase/epimerase family protein, giving the protein MTTSVPASTKASSVAGENPGLRIGTAPDSWGVWFPEDPKQIPWERFLDEVVKAGYTWIELGPYGYLPTDANQLEDELGKRGLKLSAGTVFTGFHKGEEQWKRAWDQALDVAGLASKLGAEHLVVIPDLWRSDATSEVLEARTLDDEKWAKLAAGHDRLGKALLEEFGMKQQFHSHADSHIGTTREVLRFLEETDARYTNLCLDTGHFAYYGGDNVKLIEQHPERIGYLHLKQVDPTLLFDVLKNDTPFAEAVAQGIMIEPPHGIPDLAPIIEAVSKIDSEIFAIVEQDMYGCDIDYPFPIAERTRKHIFGCTHFARVN; this is encoded by the coding sequence ATGACCACTTCTGTACCTGCATCCACCAAAGCTTCATCTGTGGCTGGCGAAAACCCAGGCCTGCGCATCGGCACCGCACCTGACTCGTGGGGCGTGTGGTTCCCAGAGGATCCAAAGCAGATCCCTTGGGAGCGTTTCCTCGACGAGGTCGTCAAAGCTGGCTACACCTGGATCGAGCTTGGCCCATACGGCTACCTGCCAACCGATGCCAACCAGCTTGAAGATGAACTGGGCAAGCGCGGCCTGAAGCTGTCCGCTGGCACCGTGTTCACCGGATTCCACAAGGGTGAAGAGCAGTGGAAGCGCGCCTGGGATCAGGCTCTCGACGTTGCTGGTCTTGCTTCCAAGCTGGGTGCTGAGCACCTCGTTGTTATCCCTGACCTGTGGCGCTCCGACGCAACCAGCGAAGTACTGGAAGCTCGCACCCTTGATGATGAGAAGTGGGCAAAGCTTGCCGCCGGTCACGACCGCCTGGGCAAGGCGCTGCTGGAAGAGTTCGGCATGAAGCAGCAGTTCCACTCCCACGCTGACAGCCACATCGGCACCACCCGCGAAGTACTGCGTTTCCTGGAAGAAACCGATGCGCGCTACACCAACCTCTGCCTCGACACCGGCCACTTCGCCTACTACGGCGGCGACAACGTCAAGCTCATTGAGCAGCACCCAGAGCGCATCGGTTACCTGCACCTCAAGCAGGTCGATCCGACTTTGCTTTTCGACGTACTAAAGAACGACACCCCATTTGCCGAAGCCGTAGCCCAAGGCATCATGATCGAACCACCACACGGCATCCCAGACTTGGCCCCAATCATCGAAGCTGTCTCCAAGATCGACTCCGAGATCTTCGCCATCGTGGAACAAGACATGTACGGCTGCGACATCGATTACCCATTCCCAATCGCTGAGCGCACCCGCAAGCACATCTTCGGCTGCACCCACTTCGCACGCGTCAACTAA
- a CDS encoding Gfo/Idh/MocA family protein has product MSKSLRVGVVGAGAMGADHIDRINNRTSGAHISAIIEPDAARAAAAAEDAPGAQAFTRIEDAIAADAVDAVLIAVPGQFHEPVLVPALEAGLPILCEKPLTPDSESSLRIVELEQKLDKPHIQVGFMRRFDPEYNNLRKLVESGEAGELLMLRGLHRNPSVGESYTQSMLITDSVVHEFDVIPWLAGSRVVSVEVKYPKTSSLAHSGLKEPILVIMELENGVLVDVEMNVNIQFGYQVATEAVFEKGLARIGQPSGMQRWRDGEFLINEHTDFTTRFATAYDRQIQSWVDAVHEGTLVAGPNAWDGYLVALSCEAGVKALDGGVIPVDAAPRPDFYA; this is encoded by the coding sequence ATGAGCAAGAGCCTTCGCGTTGGAGTTGTCGGTGCAGGAGCCATGGGTGCTGACCACATCGATCGCATCAACAACCGCACCTCTGGTGCACACATCTCTGCCATTATTGAGCCCGACGCAGCACGTGCCGCTGCAGCTGCAGAAGACGCGCCGGGTGCACAGGCCTTCACTCGCATTGAAGATGCTATCGCAGCCGATGCTGTCGACGCAGTGCTGATCGCCGTACCAGGTCAGTTCCATGAGCCAGTACTTGTCCCAGCACTAGAAGCAGGCCTTCCCATCCTGTGTGAAAAGCCACTGACCCCAGATTCTGAATCCTCACTGCGCATCGTCGAGCTGGAGCAGAAGCTGGACAAGCCACACATCCAGGTTGGTTTCATGCGCCGCTTCGACCCTGAGTACAACAACTTGCGCAAATTGGTGGAATCCGGCGAAGCTGGCGAACTGCTCATGCTCCGCGGCCTGCACCGCAACCCAAGTGTTGGTGAGAGCTACACCCAGTCCATGCTGATCACCGACTCCGTCGTCCACGAATTCGATGTCATCCCATGGCTCGCAGGCTCCCGAGTTGTCTCCGTTGAAGTGAAGTACCCAAAGACCTCCTCACTGGCGCACTCCGGCCTCAAGGAACCAATCCTGGTGATCATGGAGCTCGAAAACGGCGTGCTTGTCGACGTAGAGATGAACGTAAACATTCAATTCGGATACCAGGTAGCAACCGAAGCGGTCTTTGAAAAGGGACTTGCCCGCATCGGCCAGCCATCCGGAATGCAGCGCTGGCGCGACGGTGAATTCCTGATCAACGAACACACCGATTTCACCACCCGTTTCGCTACCGCCTACGACCGCCAGATCCAGAGCTGGGTCGACGCAGTCCACGAAGGCACCCTGGTCGCAGGCCCTAACGCATGGGATGGTTACCTGGTTGCACTGTCATGCGAAGCTGGTGTCAAGGCACTCGACGGCGGCGTCATCCCAGTTGATGCGGCACCTCGCCCAGATTTCTACGCTTAA
- a CDS encoding sugar phosphate isomerase/epimerase family protein translates to MVRIALDPTPFHHDYDLLDFPDVTARLGYEYMQLTPHVDFGPFFRHPKADDDLVAALKKRAKDAGVTIPALLPVQRISWPEETQRVAAVRNIKRIIQLAVDLEVDTLNTEFSGRPERSEDSEDAFYRSMEELLPILEKEGIKFNIDPHPDDFVENGIEAWRVIRGLNSKQVGFVYVAPHSFHMGDQAEAILPAVGDRLGAVYLSDTFDHHKSHGLRYITNPPGNAVRVHQHLKIGDGDVNFEEIFSLLRSTGYLDREDALLVSNVFAEDEAADEVSRYQLEKIRSLIENA, encoded by the coding sequence GTGGTTCGTATTGCTCTTGATCCCACCCCCTTCCACCATGATTACGATCTGTTGGATTTCCCCGACGTCACCGCACGTTTGGGGTATGAATACATGCAGCTGACCCCTCATGTAGATTTCGGTCCTTTCTTCCGCCACCCCAAGGCAGACGATGATCTCGTGGCAGCCCTGAAAAAGCGTGCCAAGGATGCCGGAGTCACCATTCCTGCACTGTTGCCAGTGCAGCGTATTTCCTGGCCGGAGGAAACCCAGCGTGTTGCAGCAGTACGCAACATCAAGCGCATCATCCAGTTGGCCGTTGATCTGGAAGTAGACACCCTCAACACGGAGTTTTCTGGACGCCCAGAACGCTCCGAGGATTCCGAAGATGCCTTCTACCGCTCCATGGAAGAACTCCTGCCAATCCTGGAAAAAGAGGGCATCAAGTTCAACATCGACCCACACCCTGATGATTTCGTGGAAAACGGTATTGAAGCATGGCGAGTCATCCGCGGTCTGAACTCCAAGCAGGTGGGCTTTGTTTACGTGGCACCTCACTCATTCCACATGGGTGATCAGGCTGAGGCAATCCTGCCAGCAGTAGGCGATCGCCTTGGGGCTGTGTACCTGTCAGATACCTTCGACCACCACAAATCCCACGGCCTGCGCTACATCACTAACCCTCCAGGCAACGCAGTGCGCGTGCACCAGCACCTAAAAATCGGTGATGGCGATGTGAACTTTGAAGAGATCTTCTCACTGCTGCGCTCTACCGGTTACCTTGACCGTGAAGATGCACTGTTGGTCTCCAACGTGTTTGCAGAAGATGAAGCAGCAGATGAAGTATCCCGCTACCAGCTGGAGAAAATCCGCTCACTCATCGAAAACGCATAG
- a CDS encoding MFS transporter — MRNDRSFSVPIALLAAGALFLEILDGTILTTAVPAIARDFGIDAVDVSIALVAYLAAAAAGIPAAGWLADRFGVRKVLLLALAVFTAASLVCAVAPGLTVLTGARVIQGLGGALLVPVGRLAVIRGTDPKDLLDAIAFLTWPALVAPVIAPLLGGLLADTIGWRWIFLLNVPLGIIAIIAGLFILPKNTAVNVKRFDLPGFLGAMLVMVALTVAAELISRGSSAELTIAACLVLSAAVVCGFVVRWLRVPGRLFDLSIMRIPGFRVGNSSGSIYRLVITAAPFMFTLLFQVAFGWSATLAGAMVVALFAGNVAIKPFTTPIIKRWNFKPVLVFSNAAGALVLATFLFVRADTPLVLIVLLLFVSGALRSLGFSAYNTLQFVDISPEQTSNANVLSATLHQLGMSLGIAVAVIAMSLAPTANWAFPLAAALFLIPLIGALSLPRDGGARAFSSS; from the coding sequence ATGCGCAATGATCGGTCCTTTAGCGTTCCCATTGCGCTACTTGCCGCGGGAGCACTGTTTCTAGAAATCCTCGACGGCACCATCCTGACAACCGCAGTGCCAGCTATTGCTCGTGACTTCGGTATTGACGCCGTGGATGTCAGCATTGCACTGGTTGCTTACTTGGCAGCCGCAGCAGCTGGCATTCCGGCTGCAGGGTGGCTAGCGGATCGATTTGGTGTGCGCAAAGTCCTGTTGCTGGCTTTAGCGGTGTTTACTGCAGCCTCCTTGGTTTGTGCAGTGGCGCCGGGGCTGACTGTGCTTACCGGTGCTCGCGTTATCCAAGGTCTTGGTGGTGCACTACTCGTCCCAGTCGGGCGATTAGCAGTAATCCGGGGAACGGATCCCAAAGATCTCCTTGATGCCATCGCGTTTTTAACCTGGCCAGCTCTGGTTGCCCCAGTGATCGCCCCACTTCTGGGAGGTCTTCTTGCCGATACCATTGGTTGGCGATGGATCTTCCTCCTCAACGTGCCCTTAGGAATCATCGCGATCATTGCTGGACTATTCATCCTGCCCAAGAACACTGCCGTGAATGTGAAACGATTTGATCTTCCAGGTTTCCTCGGCGCAATGCTGGTGATGGTGGCGCTGACCGTGGCTGCGGAGTTAATTTCCAGGGGAAGTTCGGCTGAACTTACTATCGCTGCATGCCTCGTCTTAAGTGCTGCGGTGGTATGCGGTTTTGTAGTGCGCTGGCTGCGAGTTCCAGGCCGACTTTTTGATCTCAGCATCATGCGCATCCCAGGTTTCCGAGTGGGTAATTCCTCCGGAAGTATCTACCGCTTGGTAATCACCGCAGCACCATTCATGTTCACTTTGCTCTTCCAAGTGGCGTTTGGGTGGTCTGCAACATTAGCGGGTGCCATGGTGGTCGCACTATTCGCAGGCAACGTGGCAATCAAACCTTTCACCACGCCGATCATTAAACGCTGGAATTTCAAACCAGTACTGGTCTTTTCTAACGCTGCTGGCGCCTTGGTATTGGCAACTTTTTTGTTCGTTCGTGCAGATACCCCACTGGTTCTCATCGTGCTGCTGCTCTTTGTTTCGGGCGCATTAAGGTCCCTCGGTTTCAGCGCCTACAACACCTTGCAGTTTGTCGATATCTCACCAGAACAAACCAGCAACGCCAACGTGTTATCAGCAACCCTGCACCAACTAGGCATGTCTTTGGGTATTGCGGTAGCAGTCATCGCCATGTCCCTTGCACCCACCGCCAACTGGGCATTCCCACTGGCAGCAGCGTTGTTCCTCATTCCTCTAATCGGCGCACTATCTTTGCCTCGCGACGGCGGTGCCCGAGCCTTTTCCTCCTCTTAG
- a CDS encoding Gfo/Idh/MocA family oxidoreductase: protein MTIRIGLVGYGVGGRLFHTPYIQASTHCELVGVVARSEGTKAAVAEDLPDVAIVGSLTELLELGVDAVVISTPPATRRELALEAINAGVAVVADKPFAPSAADAMELVEAAEKAGVLLNVFHNRRNDTHIVTALGIQEELGAMRGLDLRLDLIEPDSLEAGPEGGLLRDLGSHVVDQTLVLMGPATSVTAQLGSIDLPEGPTNARFRIVLEHESGAVSHISASKIDRLESWEIRLVGERGSYVSNYTDVQTVAIKQGLRPTNDREHWGYESEERWGTLVTDEGSKVIPSAQGDYTRFYDAFALAVENGGAGPVPAREGVAVLKVLDAVAQSAAEKRTIELS, encoded by the coding sequence ATGACTATTCGAATCGGACTCGTTGGCTACGGTGTCGGCGGCAGGCTCTTTCACACCCCTTACATCCAAGCTTCTACGCACTGCGAATTAGTAGGCGTAGTTGCTCGTTCCGAAGGCACCAAAGCAGCCGTTGCAGAAGATCTTCCAGATGTTGCCATCGTGGGATCGCTGACAGAACTCCTCGAACTGGGCGTCGATGCAGTGGTGATCTCCACCCCTCCAGCCACGCGCCGGGAACTGGCCTTGGAAGCAATCAACGCAGGTGTCGCAGTGGTTGCCGATAAACCGTTTGCACCATCAGCCGCAGATGCCATGGAACTTGTCGAAGCCGCCGAAAAGGCTGGAGTGCTGCTCAACGTCTTCCACAACAGGCGCAACGACACCCACATTGTCACGGCACTGGGAATCCAAGAAGAACTTGGTGCGATGCGTGGACTGGACCTGCGACTAGACCTGATCGAACCTGATTCCTTGGAGGCAGGTCCTGAAGGTGGTTTGCTGCGCGATCTGGGCTCACACGTAGTCGATCAGACCCTGGTTCTCATGGGGCCGGCTACCTCTGTCACCGCCCAACTTGGATCCATCGACCTTCCAGAAGGCCCAACCAACGCAAGGTTCCGCATCGTGTTGGAACATGAATCGGGCGCCGTATCGCACATTTCTGCCAGCAAGATTGACCGCTTGGAGTCCTGGGAAATCCGCTTGGTGGGCGAGCGCGGCTCCTACGTATCCAACTACACCGACGTGCAGACCGTGGCGATCAAACAGGGACTTCGACCAACCAATGACCGCGAACACTGGGGCTACGAATCGGAGGAGCGGTGGGGCACCTTGGTTACCGATGAAGGCTCAAAGGTGATTCCTTCAGCACAAGGCGATTACACCCGCTTCTACGATGCCTTTGCCTTGGCTGTGGAAAACGGTGGCGCAGGGCCGGTGCCTGCACGTGAAGGTGTTGCAGTGCTCAAGGTGTTGGATGCTGTAGCCCAGAGCGCTGCGGAAAAACGCACCATTGAGTTGAGCTAA
- a CDS encoding prevent-host-death protein, which produces MSKIVDLRYGTRRSSELSKRSAEVFAEAEEHPITVTRRDGEALVLMSQREADGRARLLELAAQLITVATDHQGTLAERMAKVFPWMLALSVADREACAREILDAARASFATEQPHLALTELTSWKETAAAVAAGLSNTDLQWYDDPHLVERP; this is translated from the coding sequence ATGAGTAAGATAGTTGATCTGCGCTATGGGACCCGGCGTTCCTCGGAGTTGAGCAAACGCTCTGCTGAAGTCTTTGCCGAAGCTGAAGAACATCCCATTACTGTGACACGTCGTGATGGTGAAGCGTTGGTATTGATGTCGCAGCGCGAAGCTGACGGGCGAGCCCGCCTGCTGGAGTTGGCTGCACAGTTAATTACTGTGGCCACTGATCATCAGGGCACGTTAGCCGAACGTATGGCGAAAGTATTCCCGTGGATGCTGGCCCTGTCAGTGGCGGATCGTGAGGCGTGTGCCCGTGAGATTCTTGACGCTGCACGAGCATCGTTTGCAACCGAACAACCTCACCTCGCTCTTACTGAACTGACCTCATGGAAAGAAACAGCAGCAGCTGTTGCTGCTGGATTGAGTAACACTGATCTGCAGTGGTACGACGATCCGCATCTGGTGGAGCGTCCCTAA
- a CDS encoding LacI family DNA-binding transcriptional regulator, which translates to MSTSRPTIYDVAKAAGVSKSLVSLVLRGSPNVSKESEAAVKTAIKKLNYQPNRAASDLAAKRTQLIAVLIDDYSNPWFIDLIQSLSDVLTPKGYRLSVIDSLTSQAGTDPITSALSMRPDGIIIAQDIPDFTVPDSLPPFVIAGTRITQASTHDSVANDDFRGAEIATKHLIDLGHTHIAHLRVGSGAGLRRFESFEATMRAHGLEPLSNDYLGPAVEHAGYTETLALLKEHPEVTAIFSSNDITAIGALGAARELGLRVPEDLSIIGYDNTPLAQTRLINLTTIDDNSIGVGYNAALLLLSMLDPEAPHPEIMHTLQPSLIERGTCAPRG; encoded by the coding sequence ATGAGCACATCCCGCCCCACAATTTATGACGTCGCCAAAGCCGCAGGCGTCTCCAAATCCTTGGTTTCTCTCGTGCTTCGCGGCTCCCCCAACGTGAGCAAAGAATCCGAAGCCGCGGTCAAGACCGCGATAAAAAAGCTCAACTACCAGCCAAATCGCGCCGCATCAGACCTTGCGGCCAAGCGCACGCAGCTCATTGCAGTGCTTATCGACGACTACTCCAACCCGTGGTTCATCGACCTGATTCAAAGCCTCAGCGATGTGCTCACCCCCAAGGGGTACCGACTGTCCGTCATTGACTCATTAACCTCTCAAGCCGGCACCGATCCCATTACCAGTGCACTATCAATGCGCCCCGATGGAATCATCATCGCCCAAGACATCCCCGATTTCACTGTCCCCGATTCCCTACCCCCATTTGTCATCGCAGGCACCAGAATCACCCAAGCCAGCACCCATGATTCAGTGGCCAACGATGACTTCCGGGGCGCAGAAATAGCCACAAAACACCTCATCGATCTTGGACACACCCACATCGCCCACCTACGCGTGGGAAGCGGCGCTGGCTTACGACGCTTCGAAAGCTTTGAGGCAACCATGCGTGCACATGGCCTGGAGCCGCTTTCCAACGATTACCTCGGCCCCGCCGTTGAGCACGCCGGGTACACCGAAACCCTCGCACTACTCAAAGAGCACCCGGAGGTCACCGCCATTTTCTCCTCAAACGACATCACCGCCATCGGAGCACTCGGTGCCGCCCGTGAACTAGGTTTACGCGTACCTGAAGATCTATCAATAATCGGATATGACAACACTCCCCTCGCCCAAACCCGACTGATCAACCTCACCACCATCGACGACAACAGCATCGGCGTCGGCTACAACGCCGCTCTCTTGTTGCTGAGCATGCTTGATCCCGAGGCACCCCACCCGGAGATCATGCATACGTTGCAGCCCTCGCTGATTGAACGGGGCACGTGCGCGCCACGTGGATAG
- a CDS encoding Gfo/Idh/MocA family protein, producing the protein MTQQELRVAVIGAGMAGKAHAAGYRTASSIYSTTLPNIRLVSIADANVQLAEETAARFGFERFDTSWQAIVEADDIDVVSVVVANFLHREIVEALLASGKHVLCEKPLSDTIEDAEAMIEAAGRAATNGTIARIGLTYRRSPGVAHIRDLVQSGELGKVLHVTGHYWTDYGSNAQAPISWRYKGPNGSGALADVGSHLTYLAEFVAGSDFAAVRGGQLSTVITERPKPLGAIVGHEGGAVSDEYEAVENDDIASFSGSFIGGGTATLQVSRISQGHPNTLGFEVFCEKGSVLFDFRNSGEFKIFTPATSGDISQEAGYRTITIGPKHPYWRGGLAMDAPGVGIGQNEGFVFQARAFLEEIAGISEAESLPRCATLEEGLHNMQLIDAVSQSAAAGGETVAVPAAALIPANN; encoded by the coding sequence GTGACTCAGCAAGAACTTCGCGTAGCTGTCATTGGTGCAGGCATGGCAGGCAAAGCACACGCAGCGGGCTACCGCACCGCATCCAGCATCTACTCCACCACTCTGCCCAACATCCGTTTGGTTTCCATCGCGGATGCCAACGTGCAGCTAGCTGAAGAAACCGCAGCACGCTTTGGCTTTGAGCGCTTTGATACCTCTTGGCAGGCGATCGTTGAGGCCGATGACATCGATGTTGTCAGCGTCGTGGTGGCTAACTTCCTGCACCGCGAAATCGTGGAAGCACTTCTGGCATCCGGCAAGCATGTGCTGTGCGAGAAGCCACTGTCAGACACCATCGAAGATGCAGAAGCCATGATTGAGGCAGCCGGCCGTGCAGCAACAAATGGCACCATCGCCCGCATCGGACTGACCTACCGCCGTTCCCCAGGCGTGGCACACATCCGTGATCTCGTGCAGTCCGGCGAGCTTGGCAAGGTTCTACACGTCACCGGCCACTACTGGACCGACTACGGATCCAATGCACAGGCACCAATCAGCTGGCGTTACAAGGGGCCAAACGGCTCCGGCGCACTGGCAGATGTGGGAAGCCACCTCACCTACCTGGCAGAATTCGTTGCAGGATCTGACTTCGCCGCCGTCCGTGGTGGCCAGTTGTCCACCGTGATCACCGAGCGCCCCAAGCCACTCGGCGCGATTGTCGGCCACGAAGGCGGCGCAGTTTCCGATGAATACGAAGCAGTGGAAAATGATGACATTGCATCATTCTCCGGATCCTTCATCGGTGGCGGAACCGCAACCCTCCAGGTCAGCCGCATTTCCCAGGGACACCCAAACACCCTAGGTTTTGAAGTGTTCTGTGAAAAGGGCTCCGTGCTCTTTGATTTCCGCAACTCAGGCGAATTCAAAATCTTCACCCCAGCAACCTCCGGTGACATCAGCCAAGAAGCCGGCTACCGCACCATCACCATCGGACCAAAGCACCCATACTGGCGCGGCGGCCTTGCAATGGATGCACCAGGCGTGGGAATTGGCCAAAACGAAGGCTTCGTTTTCCAGGCGCGCGCATTCCTCGAAGAAATCGCAGGAATCTCCGAAGCTGAAAGCCTGCCACGCTGCGCAACTTTGGAAGAAGGGCTACACAATATGCAGCTCATTGATGCTGTATCACAGTCAGCTGCAGCAGGTGGCGAAACCGTTGCGGTCCCAGCGGCTGCTCTGATCCCTGCAAACAACTAG